A stretch of the Acyrthosiphon pisum isolate AL4f chromosome A2, pea_aphid_22Mar2018_4r6ur, whole genome shotgun sequence genome encodes the following:
- the LOC100165781 gene encoding heterogeneous nuclear ribonucleoprotein-like — MSDEQPKEQTNGTNENNGVDQSNLEEQVKEDDRKLFVGGLSWETTEKELKEHFVQYGEITNISLKTDPATGRSRGFAFIIFKSVDGLNNAFAAGDHVINGKKIDPKKAKAKQEKVFVGGLPSDVTNDEIKEFFGKWGVIVNLEVPFDKMKNQRKGYCFITYESSDKVQDLFKTAKQTIKGKEVDVKKAAPKPANPYANPKAMRGRGAARGAYPPQGYDYYGGATYPGYEADYYGSYGYAGYDYGYGYEAPPAPVSATRGRAAFNGAGKTRGASRGSGARHAPY, encoded by the exons ATGTCGGACGAACAACCGAAAGAACAGACCAACGGCACCAACGAAAACAATGGCGTCGATCAATCCAACCTAGAGGAACAAGTCAAGGAAGACGACAG gaaATTATTTGTTGGCGGTTTAAGCTGGGAAACAACAGAAA aGGAATTAAAAGAACATTTTGTTCAATATGGAGAGATCACTAACATTAGTTTAAAGACTGATCCAGCGACTGGGCGTTCCAGAGGATttgcttttataattttcaagtcTGTTGACggattaaataat gcATTTGCTGCTGGTGACCATGTTATCAATGGCAAGAAAATTGATCCTAAGAAAGCGAAAGCAAAACAAGAGAAAGTGTTTGTTGGTGGTTTGCCGTCTGATGTAACAAATGATGAAATCAAAGAATTTTTCGGAAAATGGGGTGTCATTGTTAACTTAGAAGTTCCCTTTGATAAAATGAAAAACCAACGTAAGGGTTACTGTTTTATCACTTATGAATCTAGTGATAAGGTACAAGATCTTTTTAAAACTGCCAAACAAACAATTAAAGGCAAAGAA gTGGATGTTAAAAAAGCAGCACCCAAGCCTGCTAATCCTTATGCTAATCCTAAAGCAATGAGAGGCCGAGGAGCAGCCCGTGGAg CTTACCCTCCTCAAGGATATGACTATTATGGGGGAGCGACATACCCAGGTTACGAAGCTGATTATTATGGTAGCTATGGCTATGCTGGATATG aTTATGGTTATGGATATGAAGCTCCGCCAGCTCCTGTTTCTGCTACTAGAGGCcgag ctgCATTTAATGGTGCTGGAAAAACAAGAGGAGCATCTCGAGGATCCGGTGCAAGACATGCtccatattaa
- the LOC100165781 gene encoding heterogeneous nuclear ribonucleoprotein-like isoform X1, which yields MSDEQPKEQTNGTNENNGVDQSNLEEQVKEDDRKLFVGGLSWETTEKELKEHFVQYGEITNISLKTDPATGRSRGFAFIIFKSVDGLNNAFAAGDHVINGKKIDPKKAKAKQEKVFVGGLPSDVTNDEIKEFFGKWGVIVNLEVPFDKMKNQRKGYCFITYESSDKVQDLFKTAKQTIKGKEVDVKKAAPKPANPYANPKAMRGRGAARGAYGPYAAPYGTYGAYPPQGYDYYGGATYPGYEADYYGSYGYAGYDYGYGYEAPPAPVSATRGRAAFNGAGKTRGASRGSGARHAPY from the exons ATGTCGGACGAACAACCGAAAGAACAGACCAACGGCACCAACGAAAACAATGGCGTCGATCAATCCAACCTAGAGGAACAAGTCAAGGAAGACGACAG gaaATTATTTGTTGGCGGTTTAAGCTGGGAAACAACAGAAA aGGAATTAAAAGAACATTTTGTTCAATATGGAGAGATCACTAACATTAGTTTAAAGACTGATCCAGCGACTGGGCGTTCCAGAGGATttgcttttataattttcaagtcTGTTGACggattaaataat gcATTTGCTGCTGGTGACCATGTTATCAATGGCAAGAAAATTGATCCTAAGAAAGCGAAAGCAAAACAAGAGAAAGTGTTTGTTGGTGGTTTGCCGTCTGATGTAACAAATGATGAAATCAAAGAATTTTTCGGAAAATGGGGTGTCATTGTTAACTTAGAAGTTCCCTTTGATAAAATGAAAAACCAACGTAAGGGTTACTGTTTTATCACTTATGAATCTAGTGATAAGGTACAAGATCTTTTTAAAACTGCCAAACAAACAATTAAAGGCAAAGAA gTGGATGTTAAAAAAGCAGCACCCAAGCCTGCTAATCCTTATGCTAATCCTAAAGCAATGAGAGGCCGAGGAGCAGCCCGTGGAg CATATGGGCCGTATGCTGCACCATACGGGACATATGGAG CTTACCCTCCTCAAGGATATGACTATTATGGGGGAGCGACATACCCAGGTTACGAAGCTGATTATTATGGTAGCTATGGCTATGCTGGATATG aTTATGGTTATGGATATGAAGCTCCGCCAGCTCCTGTTTCTGCTACTAGAGGCcgag ctgCATTTAATGGTGCTGGAAAAACAAGAGGAGCATCTCGAGGATCCGGTGCAAGACATGCtccatattaa